AACCCTTTATCAGGTGGCAAATTTGCTGTTTCTCAGCAAACTTTGTCAGAGAAATTTTCACTTGATTCATTGTTCACTGTTATCACAAAACTCACTGCATTGAAAAAACTTTCCTTAGTTTCACTGGGTATTTGGGGAAATTTACCAGCAAAGATCAGCAGGTTTCACACACTTGAAGTTCTCAATGTAAGCGCGAATTTCATCTATGGCGAAATCCCATCACAAATATCCTCCATGAAAAGCTTAAGAAGCATTGTGTTGTCTGATAATTTGTTGAGTGGAAATGTCCCTGATTTAAGTAGCTTACAAGTTCTTCAAGAACTCGACTTGAGCAACAACAAATTAGGACCAGATTTCCCTTCATTAGGAAGCAATGTAGTGAGCATAATATTGAGAAACAACTCTTTAAGGTCTCAAATTCCTTCCGACATCAAAACCTTTAATCAGCTTCAAAGATTTGATGCATCCTCAAACAATCTTATCGGGCCGGTACCGGGTTCCATGTTATCTCTTCCTGCTCTATGGTACCTTAACTTGGCAGAAAACCAGCTTACTGGTGAGCTCCCTAAGAGCACCACCTGTGGGAAGAGACTATGGTTTGTTGATATTTCTCGAAACCTGTTGGTTGGGCAGCTTCCAAGCTGTGTTGGGTCAGAATCTGGGAAGTATAGGAAGGTGTTGAGTGTGTGGAATTGTCTTTCTGGTTCGAGGTTTCAGCACCCAGCTAAATTCTGTCAGAGGCAAGCTCTTGCTGTGATCCCACCTCCTAAGAAGAAGAACAGTGTACATGATCAGGAAAATTCTGGGATTAAATTTGGGTTGATATTTGGTATTATTGGTGGGACTCTTCTGTTAGCTGGTACTGTTGTTTCTTTGATCTGGTTGATCTACAAAACGAAATCAAGAGATGCTGAGTACTTAAACAAGTATGATAAGTCAACTCGCCCCTCTCCCGTTGTTGATTCAAGTAAGAATTCACTCTCTTTTGGCAAAataatcatgtttttttttgtttttatagaAGATTAAATTTTGTCTGAGTTTTTGCTGTCTTAGGATCAATTTTTGTACTATATAGTTTTTGAACTTGATCTGAAATTATTAGAACTATGAGTTAGAAACAAGATTGAAAAACATGATTTTGGATCAATGATGACACAAGACCCCACAGAAAGAATCAGGAATGCTTAAGAAAGAATCCCCATCAGTGAAATTAAAGCTTATAGCATGAATTAACAAAGAAAGAATCCTAATTAGTGTACATGGTTTTATCTTGATAGAGTATGGGCCGAAATCGATGAGGATGCCAACCCTTGGTCTTCCATCCTACCAGTCATTTACTTTACAAGAACTGGAAGAAGCAACAAACAACTTTGACAGTGTAAACTTGGTTGCAGAAGGGTCTCAGGGACAGGTAAAATTACTGTCCAGATTCATGCTTTTGTTTCAGAAGTAAGAAACTAGAATTATCAGCTAACTGGTAAAACCATTGTGTTTACAGATTTATAGAGGTTTGCTTCAAGGCGGCTCAGCAATTTTGGTCAGATGTATAAAAGTGAAAGAGAAGCATTCATCCAAGGCTTTGAAACAGCAGTTAGAAGTAATATCACAGTTAAGACATCA
This sequence is a window from Spinacia oleracea cultivar Varoflay chromosome 1, BTI_SOV_V1, whole genome shotgun sequence. Protein-coding genes within it:
- the LOC110784469 gene encoding probable LRR receptor-like serine/threonine-protein kinase At1g14390 codes for the protein MNKNFKFWVCFSLCYIASILVGFVSISEAQVNPAEARILLQLQKYLEYPESLKSWQQWTDFCYQPPSPSVIVVCSNGHITELTVIGNRTSPSQTSNPLSGGKFAVSQQTLSEKFSLDSLFTVITKLTALKKLSLVSLGIWGNLPAKISRFHTLEVLNVSANFIYGEIPSQISSMKSLRSIVLSDNLLSGNVPDLSSLQVLQELDLSNNKLGPDFPSLGSNVVSIILRNNSLRSQIPSDIKTFNQLQRFDASSNNLIGPVPGSMLSLPALWYLNLAENQLTGELPKSTTCGKRLWFVDISRNLLVGQLPSCVGSESGKYRKVLSVWNCLSGSRFQHPAKFCQRQALAVIPPPKKKNSVHDQENSGIKFGLIFGIIGGTLLLAGTVVSLIWLIYKTKSRDAEYLNKYDKSTRPSPVVDSKYGPKSMRMPTLGLPSYQSFTLQELEEATNNFDSVNLVAEGSQGQIYRGLLQGGSAILVRCIKVKEKHSSKALKQQLEVISQLRHQNLVCVLGHCVVTYKERHQGSTIFVVFEHVTNGSLREHLTDWRRKDRLKWPQRMTISMGIARGVHFLHTGIVPGVFGNELSIKNILLDESLTPKVSNYRIPLPYKVDTPNGQHAANPDKDDVYQVGVILLELLTGRQITSETQVNELKQELERSLAESASALQHAIDLSMRGTYAYQSIKTAVELAINCLCNDPSRRPPMEDVVWHLQYSIQAQQTWTSSGNLALNSGNLGLHK